CTCGGTTGTCGTGTTGCGATGATCGTTGCGTCTGCCCCCTCCACCGTGACCGTCCGGCGAGCGGTCGACGACTCCCTCGTTGCACCGATCTCGTCGACCGACCTCCGGCGCGTCGTCGACCGACTCGCACTGCAGGCGATCTACGACGACCACCTCCGCACCTTCTACGAACTCGCCTCGAAGCGGGCGCTGCTCGATCGCGACCGACACGACGCCGAACTCGCCGCCAGCCGGCGCTACGCCGCCCTCGAGGATCGGCTGGCGGTGGCGCGGACCCGCGCCGACGAGACGATGGCGGATCTGTTCGCAGCAGAGAGCGATCGCTACCGCCGCGACGTAATGCGCGACGTACTTTGCGATGACGACGACTAACTGCCGCGACGTAATGCGCGACGTACTTTGCGATGACGACGACTAACTGCCGCGACGATACTTGTGCAGAGTCGGTTAGTCGACGGTCGACTCCGGCCGTGATTCCGGTTCCGGAACCTCGAGCGTCATCACGTCTCGAATCTCGATCCGCGTGCCGCCCTCGGAACCGCGTTCGATCGAGAGCGTCCAGTCGTGGGCTTCGGCGATCGCCTTGACGAGCGCCAGTCCGAGCCCTTCGATAGCCGTCTCGTCGTCGGTACTGGGATCCAGCAGCCGGTCGTGGGTTCCCGGATGTACCTCGGCCGCGTCGTCGCGCATGAAGAAGCCCCGCGACCGGTCGGCATTCTCGACGCCGATCACGTCGATCCAGACCGTCACATCGCTGCGGCTGCGGCTCCGAGACGCGACGTCGTCGAAGGCCGTCTCGAGGAGGTGGACGAACCGGTCGGCGTCGGCCCGTAGCGTCGCCGGCCGCTCGACGATAACGGCGTCGTCGTCCAGTCGCGAGCCATCGAGGGCCTCCTCGATGGCGCTCTCGAGGTGGATCCGACTGCGCGTCCGCACCGAGGAGGCGTTGCGGGCGAACTCCTTGACGTCGTCGACGAGCCGTTCGGCGCGGTCGAGGGTCGTCTCGACGGAGTCCTCCGCGAGGGGGAACTGCCAGTCGTCGGTTGCGTCGTCGGACTGCGTCCGACTGCTCGAGGATCGACGGTCCTCGCCGTCCTCGAGGGCTTCGGCGACCGTCTCGAGTTGGCGCTTGAGGTCGTTCGAGAGGATGTCGGCGACGCCTTCCAGGCGTTCGGTGCGGCGCTCGAGTTCAGCGGTTCGCTCGCGCAGCACGCGTTCGCGGTCGGCCCGATCGAGGGCCGCGCGCGTGTTCTCGACGAGCGTCGAGATCAGTTCGACGTCCGTTTCGTCGAACCGGTTGGGCTCGAGGGCGCCGGTCATGAGGACGCCGTGGGTACCGATCGGAGCGATGATCTCCGAGCGGATCGGCGTCTCCGGATTGTAGAGTTCCTCCCGGGACGCGAGGTCGTCGAACCGCTCGACGTCGCCGGCCTCGAAGGCTTCCCAGACCAACCCCTCGCCGGGGTAGAACCGCGGGAGGCCCCCGAACTCGTCGTGCGCACCGGCGGTGCCGGCGACCGGCTCGAGGTAGCCGTGTTCCTCCTCGAGGAGCCAGACGCCGCTGATCGGCAGATCGAGCAGGTCGCTGCCCGAGTGGACGGCGATCGCACAGATCTCCTCGGGGTCGTCGGAGTCGAGGAGCCACCGCGTGACCTGGTGTAAGGAGGCGGCGACGCGCTCGTACTCGTGCTGGTCGGTGACGTCCCGGAGGACGCAGGCGACGGTCGCCGCGTCGTCCTCGATCGGGACGAAGCGGAACTCCCCCATCCGCTCCGTGCCGTCGGCGGCGGTAAAGGGCGCCTCGAGGCGGCGCGTTTCGGCGGTGCCGATGTCGATGTCGGTGATCGCGCGGCCGATCTCGACCGCGTCGTCGTCGTCGATCGCGGCCAGCTCCGGGAGGATCTCGACGTGTTCGCCGACGAGGTCCTCGCGATCGGCGCCGAGAATCCGTTTCATGGCGCCGTTGACCGAGACGATCTCCCGGTTGCGGTCCAGCGTCACGACGCCGTCGCTGATGGCCTCGACGACGGCGGCGTGCTGGGCCAGCGACGTCTCCTGGCGCTTGCGCTCGGTGACGTCGCGCATGTACACCGAGAGCCCGGTTTCGGAGGGGTAGGCCTTGGCCTCGAACCAGGTCTCGAGTCGGGTGTGGTAGACCTCGAAGGAGACGGGGACCTGCTCGTCCATCGCCCGGTGGAAGCCGTCGGGAAACTGCGTCTCGACGGTTTCGGGGAACTCGTCCCACATAACTCGGCCGATCAGCTCCGCGCGCGAACGCTTGAGGAGGGA
This portion of the Halopiger aswanensis genome encodes:
- a CDS encoding HalX domain-containing protein produces the protein MDIDTPSLSPSPSSPPSVLLVEPDPALAARYTGWLEDEYDVQAVESEADAVDEISAAVDVVVFDRRLSPSASDSSPGIETLLQPIHDRDLGCRVAMIVASAPSTVTVRRAVDDSLVAPISSTDLRRVVDRLALQAIYDDHLRTFYELASKRALLDRDRHDAELAASRRYAALEDRLAVARTRADETMADLFAAESDRYRRDVMRDVLCDDDD
- a CDS encoding PAS domain-containing sensor histidine kinase → MTRRSIPALDRITDAFFALDTDFRFTYLNARAESLLKRSRAELIGRVMWDEFPETVETQFPDGFHRAMDEQVPVSFEVYHTRLETWFEAKAYPSETGLSVYMRDVTERKRQETSLAQHAAVVEAISDGVVTLDRNREIVSVNGAMKRILGADREDLVGEHVEILPELAAIDDDDAVEIGRAITDIDIGTAETRRLEAPFTAADGTERMGEFRFVPIEDDAATVACVLRDVTDQHEYERVAASLHQVTRWLLDSDDPEEICAIAVHSGSDLLDLPISGVWLLEEEHGYLEPVAGTAGAHDEFGGLPRFYPGEGLVWEAFEAGDVERFDDLASREELYNPETPIRSEIIAPIGTHGVLMTGALEPNRFDETDVELISTLVENTRAALDRADRERVLRERTAELERRTERLEGVADILSNDLKRQLETVAEALEDGEDRRSSSSRTQSDDATDDWQFPLAEDSVETTLDRAERLVDDVKEFARNASSVRTRSRIHLESAIEEALDGSRLDDDAVIVERPATLRADADRFVHLLETAFDDVASRSRSRSDVTVWIDVIGVENADRSRGFFMRDDAAEVHPGTHDRLLDPSTDDETAIEGLGLALVKAIAEAHDWTLSIERGSEGGTRIEIRDVMTLEVPEPESRPESTVD